One part of the Brevundimonas subvibrioides ATCC 15264 genome encodes these proteins:
- a CDS encoding AGE family epimerase/isomerase, translating to MALYPVILCGGSGTRLWPASRPSRPKQFIRLAGNRSLFQDTVIRVARLVENEGKLLVVAGQGHRDVIDAQLAEIDTSAQVLLEPEARDSAAAMAAAAAWVARNDPDGILAFVASDHYIPDDEGFRRSILDAVQGARAGRIVTLGIKPTEASSAYGYIKPTGPGLSEIETFCEKPDAETALLYMQAGYLWNSGNFIVSARTLGDELARYAPAVQEAAVAALPPVNDSAIQTFGPAFTDAPKISIDYAVMEKTHLASVLEVSFGWSDLGAWDSIAASGVGNTGIHIFEEAERCLARAPDGVLVAALGVNDIAIIVEADAVLVCDLSKSQGVKRIVDRIRTTSPNHLDFARTTPEPLEAGARRFADWLRLRALPTWSTLGMDSHGGFAEALSQSGRPVASPRRARVQTRQIYVYAQAGLLGWAGPSSQIVSAGLERLLQAYLGPDGQARTLLTADGRPLDETAMVYDQAFVLFAMAAARKAGVGPSDLEERAVVLRDALVARALPNGAIEEAGDHPFQSNAHMHLLEACLAWEALSSDPAWGRFADRIVALALDVFIDRDGGFLREFFGADWAPAAGEDGRLVEPGHQFEWSWLLTRYGRSRGDDRAVAAARTLYARGRLGLGGRPPSALDGLNDDLTIRSARSRLWPQTEWLKASLILAEGASERDRADLLADAAAAQRALWLYLKPDGLWHDKRLPDGEFLDEPSPASSFYHIMAAFQQVCDTSAALALDGVEALDLD from the coding sequence ATGGCCCTCTATCCCGTTATCCTTTGTGGCGGCTCCGGCACGCGCCTCTGGCCCGCGTCGCGGCCGTCACGACCGAAGCAGTTCATCCGCCTCGCCGGGAACCGCTCGCTGTTCCAGGACACCGTGATACGGGTCGCCAGACTGGTCGAAAACGAAGGCAAGCTCCTCGTCGTCGCCGGTCAGGGCCACCGCGACGTGATCGATGCCCAACTGGCTGAAATCGATACGTCGGCCCAGGTGCTGCTGGAACCTGAAGCCCGGGATTCGGCCGCGGCCATGGCCGCAGCCGCAGCATGGGTGGCGCGCAACGATCCGGACGGGATTCTCGCGTTCGTTGCATCCGACCACTACATCCCCGACGACGAGGGCTTTCGTCGCTCGATCCTCGACGCGGTCCAGGGCGCGCGCGCCGGCCGGATCGTCACCCTGGGGATCAAGCCGACCGAGGCCTCCTCGGCCTACGGCTACATCAAGCCCACCGGCCCGGGATTGTCCGAGATCGAGACCTTCTGCGAGAAGCCCGACGCGGAGACGGCGCTGCTCTACATGCAGGCCGGCTACCTCTGGAACAGCGGCAACTTCATCGTCAGCGCACGGACCCTGGGCGACGAACTGGCCCGGTACGCCCCCGCCGTGCAGGAGGCCGCCGTGGCCGCCCTGCCCCCGGTAAACGACAGTGCGATCCAGACCTTCGGCCCTGCGTTCACCGATGCGCCGAAAATCTCGATCGACTACGCGGTGATGGAAAAGACCCATCTCGCCTCGGTGCTGGAGGTCTCGTTCGGCTGGTCGGATCTCGGGGCGTGGGACTCCATTGCCGCAAGTGGCGTCGGCAACACCGGCATCCACATCTTTGAGGAAGCAGAACGTTGCCTCGCGCGGGCACCCGACGGCGTTCTGGTCGCCGCGCTGGGGGTCAACGATATCGCCATCATCGTCGAGGCCGATGCGGTCCTGGTGTGCGATCTGTCGAAGTCGCAAGGCGTCAAGCGGATCGTCGACCGCATCAGAACCACCTCGCCCAACCATCTCGATTTCGCGCGCACGACGCCCGAACCGCTCGAGGCGGGGGCCCGCCGCTTCGCCGACTGGCTCCGTCTGAGAGCCCTGCCGACCTGGTCGACCCTCGGCATGGACAGCCACGGCGGCTTCGCCGAGGCCCTCAGCCAATCCGGGCGGCCGGTCGCCAGTCCCCGGCGGGCCCGCGTCCAGACCCGCCAGATCTACGTCTATGCCCAGGCCGGTCTTCTGGGCTGGGCGGGCCCCTCCAGCCAGATCGTTTCGGCCGGTCTGGAGCGTCTGCTTCAGGCCTATCTCGGACCGGACGGCCAGGCACGAACCCTTTTGACGGCGGACGGACGTCCGCTGGACGAGACCGCCATGGTCTACGACCAGGCCTTCGTGCTGTTCGCCATGGCGGCGGCCCGCAAGGCGGGTGTCGGACCGTCCGACCTGGAAGAGCGGGCCGTCGTCCTGCGTGACGCCCTGGTGGCGCGCGCGCTCCCGAACGGAGCCATCGAGGAGGCGGGCGACCACCCCTTCCAGTCCAATGCGCACATGCATCTGCTGGAGGCCTGCCTGGCGTGGGAAGCGCTCAGCAGCGATCCCGCGTGGGGACGTTTCGCCGATCGGATCGTGGCCCTCGCCCTTGACGTCTTCATCGACCGCGACGGCGGCTTCCTGCGCGAGTTCTTCGGCGCGGACTGGGCACCGGCGGCCGGCGAAGACGGTCGCCTGGTCGAGCCCGGACACCAGTTCGAGTGGTCCTGGCTGCTGACGCGTTACGGACGCAGCCGCGGGGATGACCGCGCCGTTGCCGCCGCCAGGACCCTCTATGCGCGTGGTCGGCTCGGACTGGGCGGACGCCCGCCGTCCGCACTCGACGGTCTGAATGACGACCTGACCATCCGCAGCGCCCGGTCCCGGTTGTGGCCGCAGACGGAATGGCTCAAGGCATCGCTGATCCTTGCCGAGGGCGCATCCGAGCGTGACCGCGCTGATCTTCTGGCCGATGCGGCCGCGGCCCAGCGCGCGCTGTGGCTGTACCTGAAGCCCGACGGCCTGTGGCACGACAAGCGACTGCCGGATGGCGAGTTCCTCGACGAGCCTTCGCCGGCCAGTTCCTTCTATCACATCATGGCCGCCTTCCAGCAGGTCTGCGATACCTCGGCCGCGCTGGCGCTGGACGGCGTCGAGGCCCTGGATCTGGACTAG
- a CDS encoding ABC transporter permease codes for MIREMTTRYGRDGLGFAWIVLEPMSFCVGVLILWSLTKPPFEHGIRLQAFSLTGYMCIILLRHMISYSFTAIQANIGLMHHRQVKPLHILISRNLLELGGTTATFILVYIALLAMGLIEVPANLLLAYCGWLMMAWVSVGLALLMTGLAIRFEPVERIVGLLTYVLIPLSGAFFMVSWLPPKAQEIILYLPFPHAVEMLRAGVFGPFVETHYDWFYALSFGMVLNLVGLLLVATSRDQIDVE; via the coding sequence ATGATCCGTGAAATGACGACCCGCTACGGCCGCGACGGCCTGGGGTTCGCGTGGATCGTGCTGGAGCCGATGTCATTCTGCGTCGGCGTGCTGATCCTGTGGAGCCTGACCAAGCCGCCGTTCGAGCACGGCATCCGGCTGCAGGCGTTCTCGCTCACCGGATACATGTGCATCATCCTGCTTCGACACATGATCTCCTACAGCTTCACGGCGATCCAGGCGAACATCGGTCTGATGCACCATCGCCAGGTCAAGCCGCTGCACATCCTGATCTCGCGGAACCTGCTGGAGCTGGGCGGGACGACCGCGACCTTCATCCTGGTCTATATCGCCCTGTTGGCGATGGGCCTGATCGAGGTTCCGGCCAACCTGCTGCTGGCCTATTGCGGCTGGCTCATGATGGCCTGGGTGTCGGTGGGACTGGCCCTGCTGATGACGGGTCTGGCGATCCGTTTCGAACCGGTCGAGCGGATCGTGGGCCTGCTGACCTACGTCCTCATTCCCCTGTCGGGGGCCTTCTTCATGGTGTCCTGGCTGCCGCCCAAGGCGCAGGAAATCATTCTCTACCTCCCCTTCCCGCACGCGGTCGAAATGCTGAGGGCCGGCGTATTTGGTCCCTTCGTCGAGACCCACTATGACTGGTTCTACGCCCTGTCGTTCGGGATGGTCCTCAATCTGGTCGGTCTGCTTCTTGTGGCCACATCCAGAGATCAAATAGACGTCGAATAG
- a CDS encoding ABC transporter ATP-binding protein, with product MADAEAIGLRVEGVSKTYRTAKRPLFSGLNFDLPRDGRLAILGRNGQGKSTLIKMLGGVLPATEGTINWSMTSSWPIGFGGAFQGSLTGIDNMKFLSRVYRRDFGEMLRRVDDFAELGAALKMPVKHYSSGMRARLAFGLSLAIEFDCYLIDELVAVGDARFQQKCQEELFQHRADRAYMMASHDTHLIAQHCDRALIIESGRAKLFNDIEEAIDIYTWLRAA from the coding sequence ATGGCGGACGCCGAAGCCATCGGTCTTCGCGTCGAGGGCGTCAGCAAGACTTACAGGACGGCCAAGCGACCGCTTTTCTCGGGCCTGAATTTCGACCTGCCCCGCGATGGGCGGCTCGCCATTCTCGGCCGCAACGGCCAGGGCAAGTCCACGCTGATCAAGATGCTGGGCGGCGTGCTGCCGGCGACCGAGGGGACGATCAACTGGAGTATGACCTCGTCCTGGCCCATCGGGTTCGGGGGCGCGTTCCAGGGCAGCCTGACCGGCATCGACAACATGAAATTCCTGTCGCGGGTCTATCGCCGGGACTTTGGCGAGATGCTGCGCCGCGTGGACGATTTCGCCGAGCTCGGCGCGGCCCTCAAGATGCCCGTGAAACACTATTCGTCGGGCATGCGGGCCAGACTGGCCTTCGGGCTTTCGCTGGCGATCGAGTTCGACTGCTATCTGATCGACGAACTCGTCGCCGTGGGCGACGCCCGATTCCAGCAGAAGTGCCAGGAAGAACTGTTCCAGCACCGCGCCGACCGCGCCTATATGATGGCGTCCCACGACACCCATCTGATCGCGCAGCACTGCGACCGCGCCCTGATCATCGAGAGCGGGCGTGCCAAGCTGTTCAACGACATCGAGGAAGCCATCGATATCTACACCTGGCTGAGGGCCGCTTGA
- a CDS encoding M10 family metallopeptidase C-terminal domain-containing protein, with translation MLDRGVARSFPDLVVSGEGSGPPAGETAGSPGLANFTEGAWSSPCPGCGQSHSNFDSTDFGPLAFLNGDDRGGPGGGNTAGKPSLTLTDAAGQLTRTGLSWAPSLGTATTVTYAFRSTAPTTMPTDTAGFSQFTTAQVSATLLALQAWSDVANITFTRVDDGGGYSNNATMLFGNYSSGEEGAGAFAYQPGNRSTTSVTGDVWVNASLTSNSSLTLLAYGQHTLTHEVGHAIGLSHPAAYNASEGVSITYGNDATYYEDSRQYTVMSYFSESNTGANFRRGNAQYSAVPLLDDIAAAQRLYGANMSTRTGDTTYGFNSTADRAWFSATSSSSSLIFAIWDAGGIDTLDFSGFNQSQVIDLRQGAFSNVGGLIGNVAIAAGAAIENAIGGSGNDTIYGNSANNRIDGGGGSDTIDGGLGVDTVVFGGARSAYSVSWNGQVGSVLTIGTGQTTTVRNVEFLAFTDMAIATSPTGGVTVYGDLTNDSVNGTNFADTITSGGGNDTVNGLDGNDLLDGGLGDDVLSGGLGSDVLTGGRGNDQLDGGAGVDVADYRAAGSGVSVSLATGLATGGAGNDTLAGIEDLLGSAYADTLIGDGGDNALSGNGGVDTLYGGGGNDRFYGSVGGLTGGAPDIVKAQGTANTSRDSAVSLDGGFDILPRSDVVSAGTTPHATVLATAGGTVEWYSFSATAGASVTIDIDNATFDSVIRIVDAAGNVLAENDDGATSGDAGNATDSALTFTIPANGIYYVQVSEWVSNGPLTTRDIPSGQTYTLHVSVPGHAVVPIVNTGASMFGEDGDDSFHQGILYVAGNITATSVFGSASDRIDGGAGVDTVYYNSYSFPFTVTTSDGVTTVRNNNTGETDTLTNVEFIQFIDMTVQLGQVAPISGTAAGETLNGTQFGDTIYGLGGNDTLNGFGGNDTLIGGGGDDVLVGSLGDDAYEVTEAGDVVTEQAGEGSDTVYSYLDSYTLAANVETLALVGSARAGIGNAGNNTLIGNAGANLLVGGAGVDRMVGGQGDDFYEVTEAGDVVVEAAGEGTDTVYSYLETYTASANVERLELAGRARNGSTNADGGTVIGNALDNTLTVGGGSAVLIGGGGSDTAVIGGARAGFTIATNSGITTVTGGGRTITLAGVERIQFSDQVVVLTTGQTLVGTGGGEVLNGADGYDSLYGNGGNDVLFGYGGIDVLVGGDGADIMVGGDGDDTYEVSEVADNIQEGAGEGFDTVFAYASGYTLAANTESLRLVGSATTGYGNAGDNTLVGNGLDNLLVGGAGNDTFYGGTGDDTYEVTEAGDVVVEAAGEGIDTIFSYVTYTLGANVENLRLVGTAVNATGNALNNMIVGNDGNNVLIGGAGNDIMVGSLGNDAYEVTEAGDVVYEAAGEGTDTVYSYIDTYQMSLNVEALYLVGSGRVGLGSAGNDTIVGNGLNNILNGNAGNDILTGGAGVDQFWHLAGGGHDRITDFFPSIGEVIVLSQSQFANFAAVQAAMTQSGTDLIITISGSQSLTLSNVFVSQLNAANFAFYGGPSGAPVMPLEETASKTPDLQAWDADATTRHDGPALPHHDAALPWLPTQIQDHWV, from the coding sequence ATGTTGGATCGTGGTGTCGCCCGGAGTTTTCCGGACCTCGTGGTCAGCGGTGAAGGTTCGGGCCCGCCGGCCGGCGAGACGGCAGGATCCCCCGGCCTCGCCAACTTTACCGAGGGCGCATGGTCGTCGCCCTGCCCCGGCTGCGGCCAGTCGCATTCGAACTTCGACAGTACCGATTTCGGCCCCCTGGCCTTCCTGAACGGCGATGACCGCGGCGGGCCCGGCGGCGGCAACACGGCTGGAAAGCCCTCGCTGACGCTCACCGACGCGGCCGGCCAGCTGACCCGGACGGGGCTGAGCTGGGCCCCGAGCCTCGGCACGGCCACGACAGTGACCTATGCCTTCCGCAGCACCGCGCCGACCACCATGCCGACCGACACGGCAGGGTTCAGCCAGTTCACCACGGCACAGGTCTCGGCGACCCTGCTGGCGCTCCAGGCCTGGTCGGATGTCGCCAACATCACCTTCACGCGCGTCGACGACGGCGGCGGCTATTCGAACAACGCCACGATGCTGTTCGGCAACTATTCCAGCGGCGAAGAAGGGGCCGGCGCCTTCGCCTATCAGCCCGGCAACCGATCCACGACATCGGTGACCGGCGATGTGTGGGTGAACGCCAGCCTGACGTCAAACTCCAGTCTGACCCTGCTGGCCTATGGCCAGCACACCCTGACGCACGAGGTCGGTCATGCGATCGGCCTGAGCCATCCGGCGGCCTATAACGCATCCGAGGGTGTGTCGATCACCTACGGCAATGACGCCACCTATTACGAGGACTCGCGACAGTACACTGTCATGAGCTACTTCTCGGAGAGCAACACGGGCGCGAATTTCCGTCGGGGGAACGCCCAGTATTCAGCCGTCCCGCTGCTGGACGACATCGCCGCCGCCCAGCGCCTGTACGGTGCCAACATGTCCACGCGGACGGGCGATACGACCTATGGCTTCAATTCCACCGCGGACCGCGCCTGGTTCAGCGCAACCTCGTCGTCCAGCAGCCTGATCTTCGCGATCTGGGATGCCGGCGGCATCGATACGCTCGATTTCTCCGGGTTCAACCAAAGTCAGGTCATCGATCTTCGGCAGGGAGCCTTCTCGAACGTCGGTGGCCTGATCGGCAATGTCGCCATCGCCGCGGGCGCGGCCATCGAGAACGCGATCGGCGGCTCGGGGAACGACACGATCTACGGCAACTCGGCCAACAACCGGATCGACGGCGGCGGCGGGTCCGACACGATCGACGGGGGCCTCGGCGTGGACACCGTGGTCTTCGGTGGAGCCCGGTCAGCTTATTCCGTCAGCTGGAATGGGCAGGTCGGTAGCGTTTTGACAATCGGGACGGGCCAGACCACGACGGTCCGGAATGTCGAATTCCTGGCCTTCACGGACATGGCCATCGCGACCAGCCCGACAGGCGGCGTGACGGTGTATGGCGACCTGACCAACGACAGCGTCAATGGCACGAACTTCGCCGACACGATCACGAGCGGAGGCGGCAATGACACCGTCAACGGGCTGGACGGAAATGACCTCCTGGACGGCGGGCTGGGTGACGACGTCCTGAGCGGGGGTCTCGGGTCCGATGTGCTGACCGGCGGCCGCGGGAACGACCAGCTCGACGGCGGCGCGGGCGTCGATGTCGCCGACTATCGTGCGGCCGGCTCGGGCGTCAGCGTCAGCCTGGCCACGGGCCTCGCGACGGGCGGAGCCGGCAACGACACCCTGGCGGGCATCGAGGACCTGCTCGGCTCGGCCTACGCGGACACGCTGATCGGCGACGGGGGCGACAATGCCCTCAGCGGCAACGGCGGTGTCGACACCCTGTACGGTGGCGGCGGCAACGACCGGTTCTATGGATCTGTCGGCGGCCTGACCGGGGGCGCGCCCGACATCGTGAAGGCCCAGGGCACCGCCAACACCAGCCGCGACAGCGCCGTCTCTCTGGACGGCGGGTTCGACATCCTGCCACGCAGCGACGTCGTGAGCGCGGGCACCACACCCCACGCCACGGTCCTGGCGACGGCGGGCGGGACCGTGGAATGGTACAGCTTCTCCGCCACCGCGGGCGCCTCCGTCACGATCGACATCGACAACGCCACCTTCGACAGCGTCATCCGCATCGTCGACGCCGCGGGCAATGTCCTGGCCGAGAACGACGACGGCGCGACCAGCGGCGACGCCGGCAATGCGACCGACTCGGCCCTGACCTTCACCATCCCGGCGAACGGGATCTACTATGTGCAGGTCTCGGAATGGGTCTCGAACGGACCTCTGACGACACGGGATATCCCGTCCGGCCAGACCTACACCCTGCATGTGTCGGTCCCGGGCCACGCGGTCGTGCCCATCGTGAATACGGGGGCGTCGATGTTCGGGGAGGACGGCGACGACAGCTTCCACCAGGGCATCCTCTACGTCGCCGGCAACATTACCGCCACGAGCGTGTTCGGCAGCGCGAGCGACCGGATCGACGGCGGAGCCGGCGTGGACACGGTCTACTACAATTCATACTCGTTCCCGTTCACGGTGACGACGAGCGACGGCGTCACGACCGTCCGCAACAACAACACCGGCGAAACGGACACCCTGACGAACGTCGAGTTCATCCAGTTCATCGACATGACGGTACAGCTGGGACAGGTGGCGCCCATCTCGGGCACCGCCGCCGGGGAAACCCTGAACGGCACGCAGTTCGGGGACACCATCTACGGTCTCGGCGGCAACGACACGCTGAACGGCTTCGGCGGCAACGACACGCTGATCGGCGGGGGCGGCGACGACGTGCTGGTGGGGAGTCTCGGCGACGACGCCTATGAGGTGACCGAGGCCGGGGATGTCGTGACCGAGCAGGCGGGCGAGGGCAGCGACACCGTCTACAGCTATCTGGACAGCTACACCCTGGCGGCCAATGTCGAGACGCTGGCGCTGGTGGGGTCGGCCCGGGCGGGCATCGGCAATGCCGGGAACAACACCCTGATCGGCAATGCCGGGGCCAATCTGCTGGTCGGCGGGGCCGGGGTCGACCGGATGGTCGGCGGCCAGGGCGACGATTTCTATGAGGTGACCGAGGCCGGCGACGTGGTGGTCGAGGCCGCCGGCGAGGGCACGGACACCGTCTATTCCTATCTGGAGACCTATACGGCCTCGGCCAATGTCGAGCGGCTTGAGCTGGCCGGGCGGGCGCGGAACGGGTCGACCAATGCGGACGGCGGGACCGTCATCGGCAACGCCCTGGACAACACCCTGACCGTCGGCGGCGGCTCGGCCGTGCTGATCGGCGGCGGCGGCAGCGACACGGCCGTGATCGGCGGGGCGCGGGCCGGGTTCACGATCGCCACCAACAGCGGGATCACCACCGTGACCGGCGGGGGCCGGACGATCACACTGGCCGGGGTGGAGCGGATCCAGTTCTCGGACCAGGTCGTGGTCCTGACGACCGGCCAGACCCTGGTCGGAACCGGCGGCGGCGAGGTCCTGAACGGGGCCGACGGCTATGACAGCCTCTATGGCAACGGCGGCAACGATGTGCTGTTCGGCTACGGCGGGATCGACGTCCTGGTCGGGGGCGACGGCGCGGACATCATGGTCGGCGGCGACGGCGACGACACCTATGAGGTCAGCGAGGTCGCCGACAACATCCAGGAAGGGGCCGGCGAGGGCTTCGACACCGTCTTCGCCTATGCCAGCGGCTATACCCTGGCCGCCAACACGGAATCACTGCGCCTCGTGGGGTCGGCGACGACCGGCTACGGCAATGCGGGCGACAACACCCTGGTCGGCAACGGGCTGGACAATCTGCTGGTCGGCGGAGCCGGCAACGACACCTTCTACGGCGGCACGGGCGACGACACCTACGAGGTCACCGAGGCCGGCGACGTCGTGGTCGAGGCCGCCGGCGAGGGCATCGACACCATCTTCAGCTACGTCACCTACACGCTGGGGGCCAATGTCGAGAACCTGCGTCTGGTCGGCACGGCCGTGAACGCCACCGGCAACGCGCTGAACAACATGATCGTGGGCAACGACGGCAACAACGTGCTGATCGGCGGGGCCGGCAACGACATCATGGTCGGCTCGCTCGGCAACGACGCCTATGAGGTCACCGAGGCGGGCGATGTCGTCTACGAGGCCGCCGGCGAAGGCACCGACACGGTCTATTCCTACATCGACACCTACCAGATGTCCTTGAACGTGGAGGCGCTCTACCTCGTCGGGTCGGGCCGGGTCGGGCTGGGCTCGGCCGGCAACGACACGATCGTCGGCAACGGGCTGAACAACATCCTGAACGGCAACGCCGGCAACGACATCCTGACCGGCGGGGCGGGCGTGGATCAGTTCTGGCATCTGGCCGGCGGCGGGCATGACCGGATCACCGACTTCTTTCCAAGCATCGGCGAGGTGATCGTGCTGTCGCAGAGCCAGTTCGCCAACTTCGCCGCCGTCCAGGCCGCCATGACCCAGTCGGGGACCGACCTCATCATCACAATCAGCGGATCCCAGTCCCTGACGCTCAGCAACGTCTTCGTCAGCCAACTGAACGCCGCCAACTTCGCCTTCTACGGCGGACCGTCCGGTGCCCCGGTCATGCCGCTCGAGGAGACCGCGTCCAAGACCCCGGACCTGCAGGCCTGGGACGCGGACGCCACGACCCGGCACGATGGCCCGGCCCTGCCGCACCACGACGCGGCCCTGCCCTGGTTGCCGACCCAGATCCAGGACCACTGGGTCTGA
- a CDS encoding HlyD family type I secretion periplasmic adaptor subunit — protein MSDSPSTDMRAGMAVIGVFFVLFLGWAAIAPLDAGAYAAGQVAVSGNRQAVQHQQGGVVSALHVAEGDRVRRGQVLVELATGELQATERGVTGQVVSLLAQRARLIAERDGLASITTPAEFAGYTGPDLALAQDAMRLQRLQFMARRNGRSTETGVLTQRIGQLNQQVEGLQRQIESNVAQRQLIERELDGVRSLAARGFAPQTRVMALERTAVALDGELGSLRAQVAGTNEAVGQTRLQMLGVSTTMEEDVADQLRQAEVSLNELRPRLAELRAQIARSRVRAPATGEVVGVTTFTVGGVITPGQTLMDIVPENASQVIIASINPSDIDNLRLGLSTEVKFPGLREQSTPLLHGTVTRLSPDSFTDEKSGRTYYRAEVVIPPGELVKLGASAQSIRPGMPVEVVVLLRKRTALQYMIEPLTSGLWRSGSEQ, from the coding sequence GTGTCCGATTCGCCATCGACCGACATGCGCGCCGGCATGGCGGTCATCGGCGTGTTCTTCGTCCTGTTTCTGGGCTGGGCCGCCATCGCGCCGCTCGATGCGGGTGCCTACGCCGCGGGACAGGTTGCGGTTTCGGGAAACCGGCAGGCCGTCCAGCATCAGCAGGGCGGGGTCGTCAGCGCGCTGCACGTCGCCGAGGGCGACCGCGTTCGCCGCGGGCAGGTGCTCGTCGAGCTTGCGACCGGCGAACTTCAGGCGACCGAGCGGGGCGTCACCGGACAGGTCGTTTCGCTGCTGGCGCAGCGGGCCCGGCTGATCGCCGAACGGGATGGACTGGCGTCGATCACGACGCCCGCCGAGTTCGCCGGCTACACGGGGCCTGATCTGGCGCTGGCGCAGGATGCCATGCGCCTTCAGAGGCTCCAGTTCATGGCGCGTCGAAACGGCCGATCGACCGAGACAGGCGTTCTGACCCAGCGGATCGGACAGCTGAACCAGCAGGTCGAGGGGCTGCAGCGGCAGATCGAATCCAATGTGGCGCAGCGGCAGCTGATCGAGCGCGAATTGGACGGCGTGCGCAGCCTCGCAGCGCGAGGGTTCGCGCCCCAGACGCGCGTCATGGCGCTGGAGCGCACCGCGGTCGCGCTGGACGGAGAGCTGGGCTCGCTCCGCGCCCAGGTCGCGGGAACCAACGAAGCCGTCGGGCAGACGCGCCTGCAGATGCTGGGCGTCTCCACCACGATGGAGGAGGACGTCGCCGACCAGCTGCGACAGGCGGAGGTCTCGCTCAACGAATTGCGCCCGCGCCTGGCGGAGCTGAGGGCGCAGATCGCGCGATCGCGCGTCCGGGCCCCCGCGACCGGCGAAGTGGTGGGGGTGACCACCTTCACCGTGGGCGGGGTGATCACGCCGGGCCAGACCTTGATGGACATCGTGCCCGAGAATGCCTCCCAGGTGATCATCGCTTCAATCAACCCGTCGGACATCGACAACCTGCGGCTGGGACTGTCGACCGAGGTCAAATTCCCGGGACTGCGCGAGCAGTCCACGCCGTTGTTGCACGGCACGGTCACACGGCTGTCCCCCGACAGTTTCACCGACGAGAAATCAGGCCGGACCTACTATCGGGCGGAGGTCGTCATCCCGCCGGGCGAGCTGGTCAAGCTCGGCGCGTCCGCCCAGAGCATTCGCCCCGGCATGCCTGTGGAGGTCGTGGTTCTTCTGCGAAAGCGGACGGCCCTTCAATATATGATCGAACCCCTGACAAGCGGTCTATGGCGGAGCGGGTCGGAACAGTAG
- a CDS encoding chain-length determining protein, whose product MSDTKLNYLGPLPKALPGAVVHDRWWNKIPKAFLVVVVLPTLIAAIYYFLIASPRYVSEARFVVRAPTQTQPSALGVALSGVGITSGATDAFTVHEYINSRDGLRDLNQTGNLREIFGARGADVFSRYPRPWEASSEEGLYKAFQRFVTVGYDSQTGISTLAVEAFSPQEAQRLTESLLQGGERLVNRLNERSSRDAVTDALRAQSQARDRLSEAQQALAAFRNNRQYIDPTRAATESSSLIVALLETLANLQAERSQIASQAPQSPQLAAVDSRIAAYQRQVAAERTKIAGTSGSLASQVGTYEDLVLARELADRELTQATSALLSAEQESRRQRLYLDRVVSPSLPDSAEEPKRLLAVLTVLLTTLMMYGVGWLIWAGVREHGQD is encoded by the coding sequence ATGAGCGACACCAAACTGAACTACCTCGGACCGCTGCCCAAGGCGTTGCCGGGCGCGGTCGTTCACGATCGGTGGTGGAACAAGATCCCCAAGGCCTTCCTGGTCGTCGTCGTCCTGCCGACCCTGATCGCGGCGATCTACTACTTCCTGATCGCGAGCCCCCGCTATGTGTCGGAGGCCCGTTTCGTGGTGCGCGCGCCGACGCAGACGCAGCCCTCGGCCCTCGGCGTCGCCCTGTCGGGCGTCGGCATCACCTCCGGTGCGACGGACGCCTTCACCGTGCACGAATACATCAACTCGCGTGACGGCCTGCGCGACCTCAATCAGACGGGCAATCTGCGCGAGATCTTCGGGGCGCGCGGCGCCGACGTCTTCTCGCGCTACCCGCGGCCCTGGGAAGCCAGCTCGGAAGAAGGGCTCTACAAGGCGTTCCAGCGCTTCGTGACGGTGGGATACGACTCCCAGACCGGCATCAGCACCCTCGCCGTGGAGGCCTTCAGCCCGCAGGAGGCGCAGCGGCTGACCGAGTCGCTCCTCCAGGGCGGCGAACGCCTGGTCAACCGGCTCAACGAACGGTCATCGAGGGATGCCGTGACGGACGCCCTCCGGGCCCAGAGCCAGGCCCGGGACCGTCTGTCCGAGGCGCAGCAGGCCTTGGCCGCCTTCCGCAACAACCGCCAGTACATCGATCCCACCCGCGCGGCGACCGAGAGCTCGTCCCTCATCGTGGCCCTGCTGGAAACCCTCGCCAACCTGCAGGCCGAGCGCTCGCAGATCGCCAGCCAGGCCCCGCAGAGCCCCCAGCTGGCGGCGGTCGACAGCCGCATCGCCGCCTACCAGCGGCAGGTTGCGGCCGAGCGGACCAAGATCGCCGGGACCTCCGGCTCCCTGGCGTCACAGGTGGGCACCTATGAGGATCTGGTGCTCGCCCGCGAACTGGCGGATCGGGAACTGACGCAGGCGACCAGCGCCCTGCTCAGCGCCGAGCAGGAATCGCGTCGCCAGCGCCTGTATCTGGACCGCGTGGTGAGCCCCAGCCTTCCTGACAGCGCCGAGGAGCCCAAGCGGCTGCTGGCGGTCCTGACCGTGCTTCTGACCACGCTCATGATGTATGGCGTCGGGTGGCTGATCTGGGCCGGCGTGCGCGAACACGGACAGGACTGA